A single region of the Jatrophihabitans sp. GAS493 genome encodes:
- a CDS encoding thiamine-phosphate kinase has product MTNSGCGLHNDVYCERTEAITISDIGEFGLIARVTADLTPTDTTLLGPGDDAAVVATADGRVVVSTDMLVENRHFRRDWSTANDIGHKAAAKNFADIAAMGAVPTALVVAFAAPADLPLTWVDDFMAGLREECGGAGAAIVGGDVVASDVITLGITALGDLQGRSPVLLSGAQVGDVVAYCGQLGWAAAGYSVLSRGFRSPVQVVNAHRRPDPPYAQGPLAADLGATAMTDVSDGLIADLGNIAKASGVRINLVGASIPVPRKLADVGSALNIDPLVWVLTGGDDYALVATFGREIELGAEWTVIGAVVEGEGVRVDSRRWEETGHEHFR; this is encoded by the coding sequence ATGACGAACAGCGGGTGTGGCCTTCACAACGACGTGTACTGCGAGAGGACCGAAGCGATCACCATCTCCGACATCGGTGAGTTCGGCCTGATCGCCCGGGTCACGGCCGATCTCACCCCCACCGACACCACTCTGCTCGGACCGGGCGACGATGCCGCCGTAGTGGCCACCGCCGACGGACGGGTCGTGGTCAGCACCGACATGCTGGTCGAGAACCGGCACTTCCGCCGCGATTGGTCGACCGCCAACGACATCGGGCATAAGGCGGCGGCCAAGAATTTCGCCGATATCGCCGCCATGGGCGCCGTCCCGACGGCATTGGTCGTGGCCTTCGCCGCACCGGCTGACCTGCCTTTGACCTGGGTTGACGACTTCATGGCCGGCCTGCGCGAGGAGTGCGGTGGCGCCGGAGCGGCGATAGTCGGTGGCGACGTGGTGGCCAGCGACGTCATCACCCTGGGCATCACGGCGCTGGGCGACCTGCAGGGACGGTCACCGGTGCTCCTCTCCGGCGCCCAGGTGGGTGATGTGGTCGCCTACTGCGGCCAGCTCGGCTGGGCCGCGGCCGGATACTCGGTGCTGAGCAGGGGTTTCCGGTCGCCGGTTCAGGTCGTGAACGCCCATCGTCGCCCCGACCCTCCTTACGCGCAGGGGCCATTGGCGGCCGACCTCGGCGCGACCGCCATGACCGATGTGAGTGACGGCCTGATCGCCGACCTCGGCAACATCGCCAAGGCGAGCGGGGTGCGGATCAATCTGGTCGGCGCCAGCATTCCGGTGCCGCGAAAACTGGCCGATGTCGGTTCGGCGCTCAACATCGATCCGCTGGTCTGGGTGCTCACCGGTGGCGACGACTATGCCCTGGTGGCGACCTTCGGCCGCGAGATCGAGCTCGGAGCGGAGTGGACGGTCATCGGTGCCGTCGTCGAAGGCGAGGGTGTGCGGGTCGACTCGCGGCGCTGGGAGGAGACCGGACATGAGCACTTCCGGTGA